A genomic stretch from Procambarus clarkii isolate CNS0578487 chromosome 14, FALCON_Pclarkii_2.0, whole genome shotgun sequence includes:
- the Mfap1 gene encoding microfibrillar-associated protein 1: protein MDNSSWTAPPGAAQPMGIQSTAGAVPIMNDKGEVSMKKVKVQRYVSGKRPDYAPASSDEEEEEDEDFTRPRGAAPPSPQQHKSLTEAEMADPRLRRLLANQQQEEAVREEEMETDVPRRRVIHQAEVVEVSEEEKEEEEEMEEEEDEETEEKEPTMKPEMRTSHRLAESDSESEDEVDEDELALRRLNLRQRALQKIQQEEELLGKEDEGSEESSEEESSEYSEETDSEEEGPRLKPVFVRKKDRVTIHQKEQQQAKFKQQEVENRKRVEERRRETLRMIEQEHRQAATLRNALDNNDPMNAINTDDEADDAEYEAWKLRELRRLKRDKEERDAAEKDHEEVEKLRTMGEEERRIELRNNPKVITNKAQKGKYKFLQKYYHRGAFFLDQEEEVFKRDFSGATLEDHFDKTILPKVMQVKNFGRSGRTKYTHLVDQDTTSFDSPWASDSQMNHKFFNANAGGMKQVYDRPALKKRIPATPTNNANPRK from the exons GCGAGGTATCGATGAAGAAGGTCAAAGTGCAGCGCTATGTGAGTGGCAAGAGGCCAGATTATGCCCCAGCCTCATcagatgaagaggaggaggaagatgaagatTTTACCAGACCACGAGGAGCTGCCCCTCCATCTCCACAGCAGCATAAGTCTCTCACCGAGGCAGAGATGGCTGACCCTAGGTTGCGGCGTCTTCTGGCAAACCAACAGCAAGAAGAAGCAGTAAGAGAGGAAGAAATGGAAACAGATGTTCCTCGTCGGAGAGTAATACATCAg GCAGAGGTTGTAGAAGTGAGtgaggaagagaaggaagaagaggaagaaatggaagaggaagaggatgaagaaacagaagagaaggagcctaCAATGAAGCCAGAAATGAGAACAAGCCATCGTTTGGCAGAGTCTGACAGTGAATCAGAAGACGAGGTCGACGAAGATGAATTAGCACTGCGTCGTCTCAATCTCCGTCAACGAGCACTGCAAAAAATTCAGCAAGAGGAAGAA TTATTAGGAAAAGAAGATGAAGGGAGTGAAGAATCATCAGAGGAAGAAAGTtcagaatattctgaggaaacagaCTCGGAGGAAGAAGggccaagattaaaaccagtcttTGTACGGAAAAAGGACCGTGTCACAATACACCAGAAGGAGCAACAACAAGCCAAATTCAAGCAG CAAGAAGTAGAAAATCGAAAAAGGGTAGAAGAACGACGGCGCGAGACGCTTCGAATGATCGAACAGGAACACCGGCAGGCAGCTACACTGCGTAACGCTTTAGATAATAATGACCCTATGAATGCCATCAACACAGATGATGAAGCTGATGATGCAGAGTATGAAGCTTGGAAGCTAAGAGAATTAAGACGACTAAAGAGAGATAAG GAGGAACGTGACGCAGCAGAGAAGGATCATGAAGAAGTCGAAAAGTTGAGAACTATGGGAGAGGAAGAAAGAAGAATTGAACTTCGAAATAATCCAAAG GTAATCACCAATAAAGCCCAGAAAGGAAAGTACAAATTCCTGCAGAAGTACTACCACAGAGGTGCCTTCTTTTTGGACCAAGAAGAAGAGGTCTTCAAGCGAGACTTCTCTGGTGCAACTCTTGAAGATCACTTTGATAAAACAATTCTCCCTAAG GTGATGCAAGTAAAGAACTTTGGACGCTCAGGACGCACCAAGTACACTCATTTGGTTGATCAAGATACAACCTCGTTTGACTCTCCGTGGGCTTCAGACTCTCAGATGAACCACAAGTTCTTCAATGCCAATGCAGGAGGCATGAAACAGGTATATGATCGGCCAGCACTAAAGAAGCGGATACCTG